Proteins from one Mucilaginibacter jinjuensis genomic window:
- a CDS encoding esterase family protein has product MNREYHKSYSIALQRDMELLIFGHAGKPILMFPTRMARFYDYENWGIIGALADRINNGDMQIFCVDSVDSESFYNHSISPADRIKRHIQYEQYILTEVIPLMHAKSDAAQIEVAGCSMGAYHAVNLCMKHPELFNKVVGMSGRYDLTKGVGYFKDLLDGYHDENIYFNMPLQFMANLQNQNALDAIKKLEIILTIGQTDPFLTNNVEFSNLLWNKGITNQFYVWDNYAHQPRSWRQMVRLYL; this is encoded by the coding sequence ATGAACCGGGAATATCACAAAAGTTATAGCATTGCTTTGCAGCGTGATATGGAGCTTTTAATCTTCGGTCACGCAGGTAAACCTATATTGATGTTCCCAACCCGTATGGCCCGGTTTTATGATTATGAGAACTGGGGCATAATAGGAGCCCTTGCAGATCGTATTAACAATGGCGATATGCAAATTTTTTGTGTTGACAGTGTCGATAGCGAGAGTTTTTATAACCACTCCATTAGCCCCGCCGACCGTATTAAACGACATATCCAGTACGAACAATATATCCTGACTGAAGTTATCCCATTAATGCATGCTAAGAGCGATGCTGCGCAGATTGAAGTTGCCGGTTGCAGTATGGGGGCTTACCATGCAGTTAACCTCTGTATGAAACATCCCGAACTGTTCAACAAAGTGGTAGGCATGAGCGGCCGTTATGACCTGACTAAAGGCGTAGGTTATTTTAAAGATCTGCTCGACGGCTATCACGACGAAAACATTTACTTCAACATGCCGCTGCAGTTTATGGCCAATTTGCAAAACCAAAATGCACTGGATGCCATTAAAAAGCTCGAAATTATACTCACCATCGGCCAAACAGATCCCTTCTTAACCAATAATGTAGAGTTTAGTAACCTGCTTTGGAATAAGGGGATTACCAATCAATTTTATGTGTGGGATAACTATGCGCATCAGCCCCGCTCATGGCGACAAATGGTGAGGTTGTATCTGTAG
- a CDS encoding Crp/Fnr family transcriptional regulator: protein MIGQEADVYRQLKQYLSKYITLSDEQLTLFCSKFKHRKTKRGEILLHAGEVAPYSYFVNSGCRRVYMMDADGRESTRFLIFENCVGTAFPSFTLQEPSMAYIQSVEPSEILYITHKDFNGLLDTFPGWERIYRIDLEREYIASIRRIESLITMDAKQKYNMLMNTNPSLIQRLPSKIIADYLGISQETLSRLKSKK, encoded by the coding sequence ATGATTGGTCAGGAGGCAGATGTATACAGGCAGTTAAAGCAATACCTTAGCAAGTATATTACGCTTAGTGATGAGCAGTTGACGCTCTTTTGCAGTAAATTTAAACATCGAAAAACTAAACGCGGCGAGATATTACTACATGCCGGGGAAGTTGCTCCTTACAGTTATTTTGTAAATAGCGGCTGCCGCCGGGTTTATATGATGGATGCCGACGGCCGCGAATCAACACGATTTTTGATCTTCGAGAATTGCGTGGGTACGGCCTTCCCGAGTTTTACCTTGCAGGAGCCATCAATGGCCTACATTCAAAGTGTTGAACCATCTGAGATACTCTACATCACCCATAAAGATTTTAATGGACTACTGGATACCTTCCCCGGCTGGGAACGGATCTATCGAATTGACCTGGAACGGGAATACATCGCATCCATCAGAAGGATTGAAAGCCTGATTACCATGGATGCTAAACAGAAATACAATATGCTGATGAATACCAACCCTTCACTCATTCAGCGCCTGCCATCAAAAATTATTGCCGATTATCTGGGCATTTCGCAAGAAACGCTAAGTCGACTGAAATCAAAAAAATGA
- the rplU gene encoding 50S ribosomal protein L21: protein MYAIVSIAGQQFKVAKDQQIFVHRLQGDEGASIEFDQVLLAENEGKFKLGADLSKAKVSAKIVSHVKGDKVIIFKKKRRKGYKKKNGHRQQFTKIEITGITL from the coding sequence ATGTACGCAATAGTAAGTATAGCCGGACAGCAATTTAAAGTTGCAAAAGACCAGCAGATCTTTGTACACCGCTTACAAGGAGATGAAGGCGCTAGTATTGAATTTGACCAAGTATTATTGGCTGAAAACGAAGGTAAATTTAAGCTTGGTGCTGATTTATCTAAAGCTAAAGTTTCAGCTAAGATCGTGTCTCATGTTAAAGGTGATAAAGTGATCATTTTCAAAAAGAAAAGAAGAAAAGGTTACAAAAAGAAAAATGGTCACCGCCAGCAGTTCACCAAGATTGAAATTACTGGTATCACATTATAA
- a CDS encoding GDSL-type esterase/lipase family protein codes for MFWYEDEVKRLEKDGLKMRFEADTIFYGSSSVRLWNNLYTDFRDIKPINLGFGGSTLAACVWFFERIMSSYQPKRLVFYAGDNDLGDGRHPEEVFIFFQQLMVKTQARFGDLPCYYISLKPSLNRWHMADQFKFTNNIIETEIIKHSNNWHFINIFREMLGPDGNPKREYFVEDGLHLSEHGYQLWARIVNNQIAANG; via the coding sequence ATGTTTTGGTACGAAGATGAGGTTAAGCGCCTCGAAAAAGATGGTTTAAAAATGCGGTTTGAGGCCGATACCATTTTTTACGGCAGTTCTTCTGTTCGCTTGTGGAATAACCTTTATACCGATTTTAGAGATATTAAACCCATTAATCTTGGCTTTGGCGGTTCAACGCTTGCAGCCTGTGTGTGGTTTTTTGAGCGTATTATGAGTTCGTACCAACCCAAGCGTTTAGTGTTTTACGCCGGCGATAACGATCTGGGAGATGGCAGGCACCCCGAAGAGGTGTTTATATTTTTTCAGCAATTGATGGTGAAAACACAGGCCCGCTTTGGTGATTTACCTTGCTATTATATATCGTTGAAGCCAAGCTTAAACCGCTGGCACATGGCCGATCAGTTTAAGTTTACCAATAACATAATTGAAACAGAAATAATAAAGCACAGCAATAACTGGCATTTTATAAATATATTTAGGGAAATGCTGGGGCCGGATGGTAACCCCAAACGCGAGTATTTTGTGGAAGATGGCCTGCACCTGAGCGAACATGGCTATCAATTATGGGCAAGGATTGTAAATAATCAAATTGCTGCTAATGGTTAA
- a CDS encoding glycosyltransferase family 2 protein: MKINKLSIVIPAYNESRTIHLILDKIKAVKLIDDIEKEVIIVNDCSKDDTEGAINNYYQQNPDLNIQYYKHEVNKGKGAALHTGIAHATGDYTIIQDADLEYDPHEYNDLLKPICNGFADVVYGSRFMGSNPHRILFFWHTIGNRWLTFASNMFSNMNLTDMETCYKLFDTKLIQSIKLTEQRFGFEPEVTIKLSRVPNLRLYEVGISYYGRTYDEGKKIGWKDGVRAIYCILKYGLFKAK; encoded by the coding sequence ATGAAAATAAACAAGTTATCAATTGTAATTCCTGCTTATAATGAGAGTAGAACCATCCACTTAATTTTAGATAAAATTAAAGCAGTTAAATTAATTGATGATATTGAGAAAGAAGTGATCATTGTTAACGACTGCTCTAAAGACGATACAGAAGGTGCTATCAATAACTATTACCAGCAAAACCCTGATCTTAATATCCAATACTACAAGCACGAGGTTAATAAAGGCAAAGGGGCTGCGCTGCACACAGGCATAGCCCATGCCACAGGCGACTATACCATAATCCAGGATGCCGATTTAGAATATGACCCGCACGAATATAATGATCTGTTGAAACCCATTTGCAATGGTTTTGCCGATGTGGTTTATGGGTCAAGGTTTATGGGGAGCAACCCGCACCGTATCTTGTTTTTCTGGCACACCATTGGTAACCGCTGGTTAACATTTGCCTCCAACATGTTCTCTAACATGAACCTTACGGATATGGAAACCTGCTATAAATTGTTCGATACCAAATTGATCCAATCTATTAAGTTGACCGAGCAACGTTTCGGTTTCGAACCGGAAGTTACGATCAAGCTTTCACGGGTACCTAACCTGCGTTTGTATGAGGTTGGTATCTCTTACTATGGCCGTACTTATGACGAAGGCAAAAAGATAGGGTGGAAGGATGGCGTACGTGCTATTTACTGTATTTTAAAATACGGGCTCTTTAAAGCTAAGTAA
- a CDS encoding MarR family winged helix-turn-helix transcriptional regulator, translated as MVVNKTIELVNLWGAYEAQHPGASIEDFCRHQLAQGVKHENYGTPKGDLKPDLNGQLVILLRRIGKFHIAYSNKALEGTGLDQMEEFGILVTIYNQKNPIKSEAIYNNIMELSSGSNMLIRMKKRDLVSEYDDEQDKRVKRLKLTEKGEATLLKAKDIVLKVAHMMVNDLSDEDKRLCIQLLTPIDRRFSGLFQKQRNKPFEEIYESNIK; from the coding sequence ATGGTAGTAAATAAAACAATAGAGCTTGTAAACCTTTGGGGAGCTTATGAAGCACAACATCCCGGTGCAAGTATTGAAGATTTTTGCCGGCACCAGTTGGCGCAAGGTGTAAAGCACGAAAACTATGGCACACCTAAAGGTGACTTAAAACCCGATCTTAACGGGCAGTTAGTAATCCTGCTGCGCAGAATTGGGAAATTCCATATTGCCTATTCAAATAAAGCGCTCGAAGGCACAGGGCTCGACCAGATGGAAGAATTTGGGATACTGGTAACGATCTATAATCAAAAGAACCCGATTAAGTCAGAAGCGATCTATAATAACATTATGGAGCTATCAAGCGGCAGCAATATGCTGATCAGGATGAAGAAGCGGGATTTGGTAAGCGAATATGATGACGAGCAGGATAAACGCGTTAAACGGCTCAAGCTAACAGAAAAGGGAGAAGCCACTTTGCTAAAGGCCAAAGACATTGTGCTTAAAGTAGCCCACATGATGGTTAATGATTTAAGCGATGAGGATAAGCGCTTATGCATTCAGCTCCTTACACCGATAGACCGGCGCTTCTCCGGCCTCTTCCAAAAGCAACGAAACAAACCTTTTGAAGAAATTTATGAAAGCAATATTAAGTAA
- a CDS encoding DUF2004 domain-containing protein — MIVNLPFFNEIDSDSLTDYYEVDIDFEQRSIELDINFNEESIEPAKLLILKSYLDDLPGIINVAQTEIDNDFKNGEDVKEFLDFHTEELDKDELENLLKDADKNLSVEQQILSVLKLRRIGFYPDEEDELFAVLDFIIDEDISQYILVVKMNSDKAVDHITMES; from the coding sequence ATGATCGTCAATCTCCCATTTTTTAATGAAATAGATTCTGATTCTTTAACAGATTATTACGAAGTCGACATTGATTTCGAGCAGAGAAGTATTGAATTAGATATAAACTTCAATGAAGAAAGTATTGAACCAGCAAAGCTTCTTATTTTAAAAAGCTATTTAGATGATTTGCCTGGAATTATTAATGTTGCCCAAACAGAAATTGATAATGATTTTAAGAATGGTGAGGATGTGAAGGAATTTTTAGATTTTCACACTGAAGAACTTGATAAGGATGAGTTGGAAAATCTTTTGAAAGATGCAGACAAAAATCTGTCAGTTGAGCAGCAAATACTTTCTGTATTAAAATTGAGAAGAATAGGTTTTTATCCCGATGAAGAGGATGAACTTTTCGCTGTTTTAGATTTTATTATTGATGAAGATATATCTCAGTATATTTTAGTTGTTAAAATGAATAGTGATAAAGCTGTTGATCATATTACAATGGAAAGTTAA
- a CDS encoding 3'-5' exonuclease: MLENYDLHNIMVLDIETVPQYSSHDQLPELMQKLWAAKTEFKRKDETPEDFYTNAGIWAEFGKIICISVGMYTSNNGFRVKSFSSHNEKELLEEFAAMLNGRNPALVLCGHNAKEFDFPYICRRMLVNGVRLPIQLNLNGKKPWEINHLDTMELWKCGDYKNYTSLSLLAAIFDIPTPKDDIDGSMVGHVYWVENQLERICAYCQKDVIATAQLLKRFRGEDLIPEELIVYV, translated from the coding sequence ATGCTCGAAAACTACGATCTGCATAACATAATGGTACTTGATATTGAGACTGTTCCGCAATATAGCAGTCACGACCAATTGCCAGAACTGATGCAGAAATTATGGGCAGCCAAAACAGAATTTAAGCGTAAAGACGAAACACCCGAAGATTTTTATACCAATGCAGGCATCTGGGCCGAGTTTGGCAAAATCATTTGCATTTCGGTCGGTATGTATACCAGTAACAATGGTTTCAGGGTAAAATCATTCTCATCCCATAACGAAAAAGAGCTGCTCGAAGAATTTGCCGCCATGCTTAACGGGCGTAATCCTGCCTTGGTGCTATGCGGTCATAATGCCAAAGAATTCGATTTTCCCTACATTTGCCGCCGCATGCTGGTTAATGGTGTGCGGTTACCTATCCAGCTTAACCTCAACGGCAAAAAGCCCTGGGAAATTAACCACCTCGATACCATGGAGCTTTGGAAATGCGGTGATTATAAAAACTACACATCATTAAGCTTATTGGCAGCTATATTTGACATCCCTACCCCTAAAGATGATATCGACGGCAGCATGGTAGGCCATGTGTACTGGGTGGAAAACCAACTGGAACGTATTTGCGCTTACTGCCAGAAAGATGTAATTGCTACAGCTCAGTTATTAAAACGTTTCCGTGGCGAGGATTTGATACCGGAAGAGTTGATCGTGTATGTTTAG
- the rpmA gene encoding 50S ribosomal protein L27, with amino-acid sequence MAHKKGAGSSKNGRESHSKRLGIKIFGGQPALAGNIIVRQRGTRHNPDKNVGIGRDHTLFALVDGHVVFRKKADNRSYVSILPYVEEVEVAEVAAPVAEVAAPKAKKAPKAEATEVAEEAAPAPKTAKAPKAPKAETSTDTEEATA; translated from the coding sequence ATGGCACATAAAAAAGGGGCCGGTAGTTCAAAGAACGGTCGTGAGTCGCATAGTAAACGTTTAGGTATCAAAATTTTCGGTGGTCAGCCTGCATTAGCTGGTAACATCATCGTTCGTCAACGTGGTACCAGACATAATCCAGATAAAAACGTAGGTATCGGTAGAGATCATACTTTATTTGCTTTAGTTGATGGTCACGTAGTGTTCCGCAAAAAAGCTGATAACCGCTCTTACGTATCTATTCTTCCTTATGTAGAAGAAGTTGAAGTTGCAGAAGTAGCAGCGCCGGTAGCAGAAGTTGCAGCGCCTAAAGCTAAAAAAGCTCCTAAAGCAGAGGCAACTGAAGTTGCAGAAGAAGCAGCACCTGCTCCAAAAACAGCTAAAGCTCCTAAGGCTCCAAAAGCAGAAACTTCTACAGATACAGAAGAAGCTACAGCTTAA
- a CDS encoding polyprenyl synthetase family protein codes for MTTLKDLQVIIDEAVKKLTYPAHPADLYEPITYILSIGGKRLRPALVLMACDLFGGDIQDAISPALAIEVFHNFTLMHDDIMDNAPLRRGRETVHQKWNQNVGILSGDAMLVEGYKLMMQVDNSILRPVLEIFNKTATAVCEGQQIDMQFEEQSNVQIEAYLEMIRLKTAVVLGGALEIGALIGGANEKDADLLYTFGEQLGIAFQLQDDILDVYGDPEKFGKQVGGDIMANKKTYLLIKALETADADTLTELNHWLSLKEFNAPEKVAAVTAIYNKLQIKENAFKAMQAYADTSFSALEAINLPAERKQYLKEFADGLLSREN; via the coding sequence ATGACTACATTAAAAGATCTGCAGGTCATTATCGACGAGGCAGTCAAAAAACTAACATACCCTGCACACCCTGCAGATTTATACGAGCCGATAACTTACATTTTATCCATAGGCGGCAAACGCCTCCGCCCCGCCCTGGTACTCATGGCTTGTGATTTATTTGGCGGCGATATACAAGATGCAATTTCTCCTGCATTGGCTATCGAAGTGTTCCATAACTTTACGCTGATGCACGATGACATCATGGATAATGCACCATTGCGTCGAGGCCGCGAAACCGTGCATCAGAAATGGAACCAGAATGTGGGTATCCTATCAGGCGATGCTATGCTGGTAGAAGGCTATAAGCTGATGATGCAGGTTGATAACAGTATTCTGCGCCCGGTACTCGAGATTTTCAATAAAACGGCTACAGCCGTGTGCGAAGGTCAGCAGATTGACATGCAGTTTGAAGAGCAAAGCAACGTGCAGATTGAAGCTTACCTGGAAATGATCCGTCTGAAAACGGCTGTAGTTTTGGGTGGTGCTTTAGAAATTGGAGCGCTAATTGGCGGTGCTAATGAAAAAGATGCTGACCTGCTTTATACCTTTGGCGAGCAATTAGGTATTGCCTTCCAATTACAAGATGATATTTTAGACGTTTACGGCGATCCCGAAAAATTCGGCAAACAAGTAGGCGGCGATATTATGGCCAACAAAAAAACCTACCTGCTAATTAAAGCGCTCGAAACAGCGGATGCTGACACTTTAACTGAGTTGAACCACTGGCTATCCCTCAAAGAGTTTAACGCCCCAGAGAAGGTTGCAGCAGTAACAGCCATATACAACAAGCTACAGATTAAAGAGAATGCATTTAAAGCCATGCAGGCTTATGCAGATACATCTTTTAGTGCATTAGAAGCTATTAATTTACCTGCGGAAAGGAAGCAGTATTTGAAGGAATTTGCGGATGGGTTGTTGAGTAGGGAGAATTAG
- the rnr gene encoding ribonuclease R → MSKKKNSNNSVKQVLTQLVLDVFEKNGNVPLNYKQVSAAINVNDPDSRGIILEILKDEVFKSVMKETAPGKFQLLELKTFVEGKVDMTADGSAFIITDEEGESDIFIAPRKLRNALNGDRVKIYVYAKSKGRRKEGEVIEIVKRFKTEFTGIVKLSERYAFFIPDDRKMLHDIFIPLNELNGAKNGIKAIAEITDWPADAKNPMGRIKQVLGAQGENDTEMNAILAEYGFPLSFPKEVEEEAEAISDVISKEEIGRRRDFRDTLTFTIDPFDAKDFDDAISFKILENGNYEVGVHIADVAHYIIPDSALDKEAFDRGTSVYLVDRVIPMLPERLSNGLCSLRPHEDKLCFAAVFELDEKANILTEWYGKTIIHSNRRFTYEEVQEVIETKEGDYTTEILKLNELAYILRDRKFKNGAISFETTEVKFKLDGRGKPIGVYVKERKDAHKLIEDFMLLANRKVAEYVSKMGKGKHKYTFVYRAHDTPKPDALASFATFAARFGYKISLRSDKETAKSLNYLMNDVEGKKEQNVLTHLAIRSMAKAIYTTKTSSHYGLAFDHYTHFTSPIRRYPDVMVHRLLFHYLNGGQSANAEHYEKLCQHSSEMEKKAADAERSSVKYKQAEYLTEQVGTIFNGVISGVTEWGMYVEIIENKCEGMIRLRDISDDFYTLDEKNYAIIGQRKKKVYQLGDEVRIKVKHVDLTKKQIDFSLVID, encoded by the coding sequence ATGTCTAAAAAGAAAAACAGTAATAATTCTGTTAAGCAGGTACTAACCCAATTGGTGCTTGATGTTTTTGAGAAAAACGGCAATGTGCCGCTTAATTATAAGCAGGTTTCGGCAGCAATAAATGTTAATGACCCCGATTCGCGCGGCATTATCCTTGAAATTTTAAAGGACGAGGTTTTTAAAAGTGTGATGAAAGAAACCGCTCCCGGCAAATTTCAACTCCTTGAATTAAAGACTTTTGTTGAAGGCAAGGTTGATATGACCGCCGATGGATCTGCCTTTATCATTACCGACGAAGAAGGTGAAAGCGACATTTTCATCGCTCCACGTAAATTACGCAATGCCTTGAATGGCGACCGTGTTAAAATTTACGTTTACGCCAAAAGCAAAGGCCGCCGTAAAGAGGGCGAGGTTATTGAAATTGTTAAACGCTTTAAAACTGAGTTTACCGGTATCGTTAAACTATCAGAACGGTACGCCTTTTTTATTCCCGACGACCGCAAGATGTTGCACGATATTTTCATTCCGCTGAATGAATTGAACGGTGCCAAAAACGGCATCAAAGCCATAGCCGAAATAACCGATTGGCCTGCCGATGCTAAAAACCCGATGGGCCGTATTAAACAGGTTCTGGGTGCCCAGGGCGAGAATGATACCGAGATGAACGCCATCCTCGCTGAGTATGGTTTCCCTTTATCGTTCCCTAAAGAGGTTGAAGAAGAAGCGGAAGCTATATCGGATGTAATTTCGAAAGAAGAGATTGGCCGTCGCCGTGATTTCAGGGATACTTTAACTTTTACCATCGACCCGTTTGATGCGAAGGATTTTGATGATGCTATATCATTCAAGATTCTGGAAAACGGTAACTACGAAGTTGGTGTGCATATTGCCGATGTTGCGCATTATATCATCCCCGATTCGGCATTAGATAAAGAAGCTTTTGACCGCGGTACTTCTGTTTACCTGGTTGATCGTGTGATACCGATGCTGCCTGAGCGTTTGTCGAACGGACTATGTTCTCTACGCCCGCATGAAGATAAATTATGCTTTGCAGCAGTTTTTGAACTGGATGAGAAGGCAAACATCCTTACGGAATGGTATGGCAAAACGATCATCCACTCTAACCGCCGTTTTACATACGAAGAGGTTCAGGAAGTTATTGAAACCAAAGAAGGTGACTATACTACCGAGATATTAAAACTGAATGAACTGGCATACATCCTCCGCGATCGTAAGTTTAAAAACGGTGCCATCAGTTTCGAAACTACCGAGGTTAAGTTTAAGCTGGATGGACGTGGTAAACCTATCGGCGTTTATGTAAAAGAGCGCAAAGACGCCCACAAGCTCATTGAAGACTTTATGCTACTGGCTAACCGTAAGGTTGCCGAGTACGTAAGCAAAATGGGCAAAGGCAAACACAAATACACCTTTGTATACCGTGCGCACGATACACCTAAGCCTGATGCACTGGCCTCATTCGCTACATTTGCGGCAAGGTTTGGTTATAAGATCAGCCTGCGCTCTGATAAAGAAACCGCCAAATCACTCAACTATCTGATGAATGATGTAGAGGGTAAAAAAGAACAGAACGTGTTAACACATCTGGCTATCCGCTCTATGGCTAAGGCCATTTATACTACCAAAACATCGAGCCATTACGGTTTGGCTTTCGATCATTATACACACTTTACATCCCCTATCCGCCGTTATCCTGATGTAATGGTGCATCGGTTATTGTTCCATTATTTAAATGGCGGGCAATCGGCCAATGCAGAGCATTACGAGAAGCTGTGCCAGCATAGTTCTGAAATGGAGAAAAAAGCGGCAGATGCAGAGCGTTCATCAGTTAAATACAAACAGGCCGAATACTTGACCGAACAGGTGGGTACTATATTTAACGGTGTAATTTCCGGCGTTACCGAGTGGGGAATGTATGTAGAGATTATCGAGAATAAATGTGAGGGCATGATTCGCCTGCGCGATATTTCTGATGACTTTTACACTTTAGACGAGAAAAACTACGCCATCATTGGCCAGCGTAAAAAGAAGGTTTATCAGCTGGGCGATGAGGTACGCATCAAGGTTAAACATGTGGATCTGACTAAGAAACAGATTGATTTTTCTTTGGTGATTGATTAG
- a CDS encoding alpha/beta hydrolase family protein yields the protein MLKRIIFIVSLLCPLWVAAQHIAIGRRTLNLNDATRNRPVVTEVWYPTNDTYKASDSSYAYPFVHIPFIRDAHLKPQKQPLIMISHGTGGGRVTLEWLADALVEKGFIVAAVDHFGNTYDNKIAIDFVTPWERALDISFAITQLLNDKDFGPVIDPNRIGAAGFSIGGFTVIALAGGKIDLDAFEKFSHTPEGIKETTVPEFPNLMSVVKVDEIKALYKKSPDVMDKRIKAFFAISPAMGQGFVNENQVSRINKPVYLVSAQSDSIAPVKTNAAHFNQLIKGSKLYVVPGKAGHYVFLNEGVGDFKKNGGMIMNDDPSVDRHAVHKQVGDLAAEFFVDNLK from the coding sequence ATGCTTAAAAGAATCATCTTTATAGTTTCACTATTATGTCCATTATGGGTAGCGGCTCAGCATATTGCCATTGGCAGGCGTACACTTAATCTCAACGATGCAACACGTAACCGGCCTGTTGTTACTGAAGTATGGTATCCAACTAACGATACTTATAAGGCTTCTGATAGTTCTTATGCTTATCCATTCGTACATATCCCGTTTATTCGTGATGCGCATTTAAAACCGCAAAAGCAGCCATTAATAATGATCTCTCATGGTACAGGCGGTGGCCGTGTTACTTTAGAGTGGCTGGCCGATGCACTGGTAGAAAAAGGCTTTATTGTAGCCGCTGTAGACCATTTTGGTAATACTTATGACAATAAGATAGCCATTGATTTTGTAACACCCTGGGAGCGTGCATTGGATATTAGTTTTGCCATCACACAACTGTTAAATGATAAAGATTTCGGGCCTGTAATTGATCCTAATCGTATTGGTGCTGCAGGTTTCTCTATCGGGGGCTTTACGGTAATAGCACTGGCCGGTGGTAAAATTGATTTGGACGCGTTTGAAAAATTTAGCCATACACCCGAAGGTATTAAAGAAACAACCGTCCCCGAGTTCCCTAATTTGATGAGTGTTGTTAAGGTAGATGAGATCAAAGCCTTATATAAGAAGAGCCCCGATGTAATGGATAAGCGGATCAAGGCATTCTTTGCCATTTCCCCGGCAATGGGACAGGGCTTTGTAAACGAAAACCAGGTGAGCCGGATTAACAAACCTGTTTACCTGGTAAGCGCACAAAGCGATAGTATAGCGCCAGTTAAAACCAATGCTGCACATTTCAATCAACTTATAAAAGGTTCAAAACTCTATGTAGTTCCAGGTAAAGCAGGGCATTACGTTTTCCTGAATGAAGGTGTTGGCGATTTTAAGAAAAATGGCGGCATGATTATGAATGATGACCCATCTGTGGATAGACATGCAGTGCATAAGCAGGTAGGGGATTTGGCAGCAGAGTTTTTTGTGGATAATTTGAAATAG
- a CDS encoding antibiotic biosynthesis monooxygenase family protein → MEQIFIDRFIVPQSAKAEFTERMQINRDFIKSQPGFITDDAYERTDADGNFICITIAVWASENALSNAKALVQAEYQKQGFNLPAMLERLNIKMDRGQYNRLDTNK, encoded by the coding sequence ATGGAACAAATATTTATCGATCGCTTTATTGTGCCTCAAAGCGCCAAAGCGGAGTTTACTGAACGTATGCAGATTAATCGCGACTTTATAAAAAGCCAACCGGGCTTTATTACAGATGATGCTTACGAGCGTACAGATGCAGATGGCAACTTTATTTGCATTACAATTGCTGTTTGGGCCTCTGAAAATGCACTCAGCAACGCCAAAGCATTAGTGCAGGCAGAGTATCAGAAACAGGGGTTTAATTTACCGGCCATGTTAGAGCGCCTCAATATTAAAATGGACCGGGGGCAATACAACAGGCTCGATACTAATAAATAA
- a CDS encoding NAD(P)-dependent oxidoreductase → MNIFIAGANGGIGRHALEQALQAGHHVTALVRNPAKLPLVHPNLHIVTGDIMRLETFVPEMENQDVVVSALGVNSGMFNDKPTTLYSQGNANLLMAMEQYHVKRIYCISASALEISPVIPWYARFAAKYIVQKLLKYMYADQRIMESTVKKSNVEWTIMRPPQLTDGPLTGNYRVAINRFLKNCLKISRADVAHFMIDNLTNEEIKQATVEIAY, encoded by the coding sequence ATGAACATTTTTATTGCAGGAGCCAATGGCGGTATTGGCCGCCACGCTTTAGAGCAGGCTTTACAAGCCGGCCATCATGTAACCGCACTGGTACGTAACCCGGCAAAGCTACCACTGGTGCATCCCAACCTCCATATTGTTACAGGTGATATTATGAGACTGGAAACTTTTGTACCCGAAATGGAAAACCAGGATGTAGTAGTATCAGCCTTGGGTGTAAACAGCGGGATGTTTAACGACAAACCTACTACCCTTTACTCGCAGGGCAACGCCAATTTATTAATGGCGATGGAGCAGTATCATGTGAAGCGAATTTACTGTATCTCGGCTTCGGCGTTGGAAATAAGCCCGGTGATACCCTGGTATGCCCGGTTTGCGGCAAAATACATTGTCCAAAAGTTACTTAAATACATGTATGCAGACCAGCGCATTATGGAAAGCACTGTAAAAAAGAGTAATGTTGAATGGACAATAATGAGGCCACCACAATTAACAGATGGGCCATTGACCGGGAATTATCGCGTAGCCATAAATCGGTTCCTGAAAAATTGCCTCAAAATATCCCGGGCAGATGTAGCCCACTTTATGATCGATAACCTCACTAATGAAGAGATAAAGCAGGCTACAGTTGAAATAGCTTACTGA